In Prosthecochloris sp. GSB1, the following proteins share a genomic window:
- the thiL gene encoding thiamine-phosphate kinase: MSFKPISDIGEFGLIERMRDIVSPTIGHLPRLLLGIGDDCSVLECGSGMVEVATADLLVENVHFDLLTTPLQHLGSKAISVNVSDICAMNAKPLYALVSLALPANASVEMVETLYRGMSETASLYGTAIAGGDTSSSKSGIVISVTVVGEAEKEKLALRKGAEPGDHLCVTGSLGGAAAGLRVLMRERNIMVEHLRHGEAFDRDVLGNLSDYSEAIERQLLPAARTDIVEFLNRKGIVPKAMIDISDGLAADLLHLCERSRVGARIEEGRIPVLPQARHIADEFQEDAVNYALGGGEDYQLLFAVGCERFADIAEHPDINVIGKIVAEEEGVVMSDIYGMTIDLKAIGGFNHFRED; the protein is encoded by the coding sequence ATGTCTTTCAAACCTATTTCCGATATCGGTGAATTCGGTCTCATCGAACGCATGCGCGACATCGTTTCCCCGACCATCGGTCATCTTCCCCGGCTGCTGCTGGGAATCGGCGACGACTGTTCGGTTCTCGAGTGCGGCTCCGGCATGGTGGAGGTAGCCACCGCCGATCTTCTCGTCGAAAACGTTCATTTCGATCTGCTCACGACACCGTTGCAGCATCTCGGCAGCAAGGCGATAAGCGTCAACGTCTCCGATATCTGCGCGATGAACGCAAAGCCCCTCTATGCGCTCGTTTCCCTCGCGCTTCCGGCAAACGCATCGGTCGAGATGGTCGAAACGCTCTATCGCGGCATGAGCGAAACAGCCAGTCTCTACGGCACGGCTATCGCAGGCGGAGACACATCGTCGTCGAAAAGCGGCATCGTCATCTCGGTAACCGTCGTAGGCGAAGCGGAAAAAGAAAAACTGGCCCTGAGAAAAGGCGCCGAGCCGGGAGACCATCTCTGCGTCACGGGCTCGCTCGGAGGCGCTGCCGCAGGCCTGAGAGTGCTCATGCGCGAAAGGAACATCATGGTGGAACACCTCCGTCACGGCGAAGCTTTCGACCGGGATGTACTCGGAAACCTGTCCGACTACAGTGAAGCCATAGAACGGCAGCTCCTGCCCGCCGCGAGGACGGATATCGTGGAGTTCCTGAACCGGAAAGGCATCGTGCCGAAAGCCATGATCGATATTTCCGACGGGCTCGCGGCCGACCTCCTGCACCTCTGTGAACGCTCCCGCGTGGGCGCGCGTATCGAGGAGGGCAGGATTCCCGTACTGCCCCAGGCAAGGCACATAGCCGATGAATTCCAGGAAGACGCGGTGAACTACGCCCTCGGTGGCGGCGAGGATTACCAGCTTCTGTTCGCCGTGGGCTGCGAACGGTTCGCGGACATCGCCGAACATCCCGACATCAACGTCATAGGCAAAATCGTTGCCGAGGAAGAAGGCGTCGTGATGTCCGATATCTACGGCATGACGATCGACCTCAAGGCCATCGGAGGATTCAACCATTTCCGGGAAGACTAA
- the ftsY gene encoding signal recognition particle-docking protein FtsY → MGFFDKLKLSRLKEGLTKTRESIRDNISRITQGRTDIDEEFLEELENILIAADVGVETTLSIVDRITERAGEESYRSGEELNAMLMRVIEEMLLDARETHPVDFEADLPASPYVILVVGVNGAGKTTSIAKLAHNYNRAGKKVIIAAADTFRAAAVEQLRIWAERAGVPMVSQGQDADPASVVFDAVSSAVARNADVVLVDTAGRLHNKSHLMQELAKIMRVAKKKVPDAPHEVLLVLDGTTGQNAVTQAVEFTKCVNVTGLVITKLDGTAKGGIVLSISRELGLPVKYIGVGEKIDDLQIFDRLRFVEALLGKQ, encoded by the coding sequence ATGGGTTTTTTTGACAAGTTGAAATTGTCGCGCCTGAAAGAGGGTTTGACAAAAACGCGCGAATCGATTCGTGATAATATTTCCAGGATTACGCAGGGAAGGACCGATATAGACGAGGAGTTTCTCGAGGAACTGGAAAACATTCTCATCGCGGCCGACGTCGGGGTGGAGACGACCCTGAGCATTGTCGACAGGATCACCGAAAGGGCCGGGGAGGAAAGCTACCGTTCCGGCGAGGAGCTTAACGCCATGCTGATGCGGGTTATCGAAGAAATGCTCCTCGACGCCCGTGAAACGCATCCTGTCGATTTCGAGGCCGATCTGCCAGCGAGCCCCTATGTCATCCTCGTTGTCGGAGTCAACGGTGCGGGCAAGACGACGAGCATCGCCAAGCTTGCGCACAACTACAACAGGGCCGGGAAAAAAGTGATTATCGCCGCGGCCGATACGTTTCGGGCCGCGGCCGTGGAGCAGTTGCGCATCTGGGCGGAACGCGCGGGCGTGCCGATGGTGAGCCAGGGACAGGACGCCGATCCCGCTTCGGTGGTTTTCGACGCCGTCAGCTCGGCCGTGGCTCGCAACGCGGATGTCGTGCTGGTCGATACGGCGGGACGTCTGCATAACAAGAGCCACCTCATGCAGGAACTGGCAAAGATAATGAGGGTGGCGAAAAAGAAAGTGCCTGATGCGCCTCATGAAGTGCTGCTGGTGCTTGACGGAACGACGGGGCAGAATGCCGTGACGCAGGCGGTGGAGTTCACGAAATGCGTCAACGTTACCGGGCTTGTCATCACCAAACTGGACGGTACGGCGAAAGGCGGTATCGTTCTTTCTATCTCGCGCGAACTCGGGCTTCCGGTGAAGTACATCGGCGTCGGGGAAAAAATAGACGATCTGCAGATATTCGACCGGTTGCGCTTCGTCGAGGCGCTGCTCGGAAAACAGTGA
- a CDS encoding GIY-YIG nuclease family protein, whose translation MLIRCFGDGSRQGTYALLVALSGTIRLSFGKFRSGAQFLLDHEACLYIGSALGHGASATPLAHRLVRHATRSQGNPPHRIRKPMIETFTENGLARAGFKPPHAKKLHWHIDYLLDCRQAELFSVFAIRSPERLETVLSGHAASLDETVTIARGLGARDTRDGTHLFGVNDPEACIKKLENAIKLVCRPCK comes from the coding sequence ATGCTCATACGCTGTTTCGGAGACGGTTCGCGCCAGGGAACCTATGCGCTTCTTGTCGCCCTTTCAGGAACAATTCGCCTTTCGTTCGGCAAATTCCGGTCAGGAGCGCAATTCCTGCTGGACCACGAAGCCTGTCTCTACATCGGCTCGGCGCTCGGTCACGGTGCTTCGGCGACCCCCCTTGCACACCGCCTGGTCCGCCATGCCACGCGCTCGCAGGGAAACCCCCCGCACAGAATACGAAAACCGATGATCGAAACCTTTACGGAAAACGGCCTTGCCCGCGCCGGGTTCAAGCCCCCCCACGCAAAAAAGCTTCACTGGCATATCGATTACCTGCTCGACTGCCGGCAGGCGGAACTATTCTCGGTTTTCGCAATCCGCTCTCCTGAACGTCTCGAAACCGTCCTTTCAGGCCATGCCGCCTCCCTGGACGAAACAGTCACGATCGCAAGGGGTCTCGGCGCGAGAGACACCCGAGACGGCACTCACCTGTTCGGCGTCAACGATCCGGAAGCCTGCATAAAAAAACTCGAAAACGCGATCAAACTCGTCTGCCGGCCCTGCAAATAA
- a CDS encoding protein-L-isoaspartate(D-aspartate) O-methyltransferase translates to MADREAAYRQRRYEMVGQLRRYGIVSPRVLEAFRHVERHRFFAPADRAFAYEDAAFPIGFGQTISQPYTVAYMTSLLDERCPPSGNILEIGTGSGYQAAILDSMGYCVYTVERVPGLFSRAAGVFRELGLDIAQRLGDGSLGWEEHAPYDGIIVTAAAPEPPPSLLDQLADNGVLVIPVGGSEGQRMTVFTRNGDRFEQEIFLAFSFVPLIGKEGWREE, encoded by the coding sequence ATGGCCGATCGTGAAGCGGCATACAGGCAAAGACGGTATGAAATGGTCGGGCAGCTTCGGCGTTACGGAATAGTCTCGCCGCGGGTGCTCGAAGCGTTTCGGCATGTCGAGAGGCACCGTTTTTTTGCGCCCGCCGACAGAGCGTTCGCCTATGAAGACGCAGCTTTTCCGATCGGTTTCGGTCAGACCATATCGCAACCCTACACGGTCGCCTACATGACCTCGCTGCTCGATGAACGCTGTCCGCCGTCAGGGAACATTCTCGAAATCGGGACAGGCTCGGGTTATCAGGCCGCGATTCTCGATTCTATGGGGTATTGCGTATATACCGTTGAACGGGTTCCTGGACTGTTCAGCAGGGCTGCGGGGGTTTTCCGCGAGCTCGGTCTCGACATAGCGCAGCGTCTCGGCGACGGCTCCCTCGGATGGGAAGAGCATGCGCCTTACGATGGCATTATCGTAACGGCCGCTGCTCCCGAGCCTCCGCCGTCGCTTCTGGACCAACTCGCTGATAACGGTGTGCTCGTTATCCCCGTCGGAGGGAGCGAAGGACAGCGAATGACGGTTTTCACCAGGAACGGAGATCGTTTCGAACAGGAGATTTTTCTTGCCTTTTCTTTCGTGCCGCTTATCGGAAAGGAAGGGTGGCGGGAGGAATGA
- a CDS encoding peptidylprolyl isomerase — protein sequence MTRLRNNMHIVLYALLAAFLALIVFEWGMNFSGFSGGGALAGKVNGKPIEYRQYEQVYDGLVDNFRRQSPQAELTDGIERALREKAWEMVVDQVILEEQFDKYAISVADGEIIAAVESDNPPMVIFQNFFDPETGAIDRDKLDQARMDPENSEVWIRIEEIIRRELMVRKLQRVLLSMVKVSDREVEELLEREFAAYSATFLPVPFSAVGADSLFSVTEKEIDAWYRENREDFRQDPVRSLEYVLFSAIPTDRDSMAVKAELEGLAAEFAGTADDSAFVSLQSDRADTFNRRYSRADFSPDAGDALFGNSGLKPGLITGPVADDGFYRLVKVHAVSEGEPVARASHILIPFQEGSPADKRKANELVAKIMREIRSGTSFAALAGKYSKDPGSAARGGDLGWFGRNAMVPEFDDAVFNTAVGALTGPVETEFGLHLVKVTGRDNRLLSCSEIVREIRPSSATIENARRKAAEFQMEAEEKGFDEASVSFGMEARQTGIFSARSEVPGVGFNNVLTRFAFSSSEGDVSDVVNMENGFLVARVDEKNDSGYRELDGVLQDSIRAVLLTKKKGEALDRKLDALLAENNGDLGTIASALGGIRVVSFDAVRYRDMDIPGYGRDVRLMEALTGMKPGDVSRPVPVENGRAVVVLRDKSYPGSPDLDEARDRIRPVLENAKKERFIQDYFQAERNSANIEDLRTF from the coding sequence ATGACCAGATTGCGGAACAACATGCATATCGTACTGTATGCGCTGCTGGCCGCATTTCTTGCCTTGATCGTATTTGAATGGGGAATGAATTTCAGCGGTTTTTCGGGCGGCGGCGCCCTGGCCGGAAAAGTAAACGGGAAGCCGATCGAGTACAGGCAGTATGAACAGGTCTATGACGGCCTGGTCGATAATTTCAGACGCCAGTCGCCACAGGCGGAACTTACCGACGGGATCGAAAGGGCGCTTCGTGAAAAGGCCTGGGAGATGGTCGTCGATCAGGTCATCCTCGAGGAACAGTTCGACAAATACGCCATCAGTGTCGCCGACGGTGAGATTATCGCGGCGGTCGAAAGCGACAATCCCCCGATGGTGATTTTCCAGAATTTCTTCGATCCGGAAACGGGGGCCATCGACAGGGACAAGCTCGATCAGGCCAGAATGGACCCGGAGAACAGCGAGGTATGGATCAGGATCGAGGAGATCATTCGTCGCGAACTTATGGTCAGGAAGCTGCAACGGGTGCTGCTGTCGATGGTGAAGGTGTCCGACCGGGAGGTTGAGGAGCTGCTGGAACGTGAATTCGCCGCTTATTCGGCCACGTTTCTTCCCGTTCCTTTCAGCGCGGTGGGGGCCGATTCACTTTTTTCGGTAACGGAGAAGGAAATCGATGCCTGGTACAGGGAGAACAGGGAGGATTTCCGTCAGGATCCCGTTCGTTCCCTGGAGTATGTGCTCTTTTCCGCGATTCCGACCGACAGGGACAGCATGGCCGTCAAAGCCGAACTCGAAGGACTTGCCGCTGAATTTGCCGGAACTGCCGATGACAGCGCATTCGTAAGCCTGCAAAGCGATCGCGCCGATACGTTTAACCGACGCTACAGCCGAGCGGATTTCTCTCCGGACGCGGGAGATGCTCTTTTTGGCAACAGCGGCCTGAAGCCCGGCTTGATTACCGGTCCCGTTGCCGACGATGGTTTTTACCGTCTGGTGAAGGTGCATGCCGTTTCGGAGGGCGAACCGGTTGCGAGGGCCTCGCATATCCTTATCCCGTTCCAGGAGGGTAGTCCCGCAGACAAACGGAAAGCGAACGAATTGGTCGCCAAGATCATGCGTGAAATACGTTCAGGGACTTCATTCGCGGCGCTTGCCGGAAAATATTCCAAGGACCCGGGCAGTGCTGCAAGGGGAGGAGATCTCGGATGGTTCGGCAGAAACGCCATGGTGCCTGAATTCGACGATGCGGTGTTCAATACGGCCGTCGGTGCGCTCACAGGACCGGTGGAAACGGAGTTCGGCCTGCACCTTGTCAAGGTGACCGGACGGGACAATCGCCTGTTGTCCTGCTCCGAAATCGTCCGGGAGATACGGCCTTCATCCGCGACCATTGAAAACGCCAGAAGAAAAGCGGCTGAATTTCAGATGGAAGCTGAAGAAAAAGGTTTCGACGAGGCCTCCGTGTCCTTTGGAATGGAGGCACGGCAAACCGGTATTTTCAGCGCCAGGAGCGAAGTCCCCGGCGTCGGCTTCAACAATGTGCTTACGAGATTCGCTTTTTCTTCCTCCGAAGGGGACGTTTCGGACGTCGTGAACATGGAGAATGGTTTTCTGGTCGCAAGAGTCGATGAAAAGAACGATTCGGGTTATCGCGAACTCGACGGGGTTCTTCAGGATTCCATCCGCGCCGTTTTGCTGACGAAGAAGAAAGGCGAGGCGCTGGACAGGAAGCTTGACGCCCTGCTCGCGGAGAATAACGGCGACCTTGGAACAATAGCATCGGCCCTGGGTGGAATACGAGTCGTTTCGTTCGACGCAGTCAGGTACAGGGATATGGACATTCCGGGATACGGACGCGACGTGCGGCTGATGGAAGCCCTGACCGGCATGAAACCCGGCGACGTCTCCAGGCCCGTACCCGTGGAAAACGGCCGGGCGGTGGTCGTGCTTCGTGACAAAAGCTATCCCGGCAGTCCGGACCTTGATGAAGCAAGGGACAGGATCAGGCCCGTGCTGGAAAACGCCAAGAAGGAGCGTTTCATTCAGGATTATTTCCAGGCGGAACGGAACTCGGCGAACATAGAAGACCTGCGCACGTTCTGA
- the ptsP gene encoding phosphoenolpyruvate--protein phosphotransferase, with amino-acid sequence MKDHEHALPGREPEQLFQGIGASRGIAIGPAYLFVKNTFEHSQEKLTPEKAEHEVKKFLAALQRSERELTKVEKVTTQKLGEAYSELFQAQIMLLHDNVLTGSIIDRIHKELKPAQQVIEEEFDNYLEHFNNSPEAIFQERAQDLVDIKNRIIRNLHQQKLQSKIPENMIVVSTCLSPADIILFSRTNVRGFVTETGGITSHISLICRSLNIPIIVGLSNFTQKTATGDTLIIDGGKGTAIVNPSMKTVFTFERKIAEESRLEEAACRLANAPAVTGCGTRLHFLSNIDFKEEIRSVRSVGAEGVGLFRSENLFIDNTKPPGEDEQTAYYREMAETLSPEPLVIRLFDIGGDKLIYSSIKEPNPNLGWRGIRILIDVPEILDNQLSAILRANCAGNIQVLLPMISSLDEIQAISESMKRILTALGDAGIACKKPEFGAMIEIPAAVEIIDEITREVDFISIGTNDLTQYTLAVDRNNEIVQDLFDKFHPAIVRQLHKIISTASANGCRASLCGDMGSDPFALPFLVGCGLREFSIVSADIPQLKTLSRFFTVAEAEKLAQKCLKYPKASEIKTCLRKFHDDHVPANLFEGISGSAEA; translated from the coding sequence ATGAAGGATCATGAACATGCCCTCCCCGGCAGAGAGCCGGAACAGCTATTTCAAGGCATCGGCGCCTCCCGGGGCATCGCCATCGGTCCTGCCTACCTGTTTGTCAAAAACACATTCGAGCATTCACAGGAAAAACTGACGCCCGAAAAAGCCGAACATGAAGTAAAAAAATTCCTGGCAGCCCTCCAACGCTCCGAGAGAGAACTCACCAAAGTAGAAAAGGTCACGACCCAGAAACTCGGTGAAGCCTATTCGGAACTGTTTCAGGCGCAGATCATGCTGCTGCACGACAACGTCCTGACCGGAAGCATCATCGATCGCATTCATAAGGAACTGAAACCCGCGCAGCAGGTTATCGAAGAGGAATTCGACAATTACCTCGAACATTTCAACAACTCCCCGGAGGCGATCTTCCAGGAACGGGCGCAGGATCTGGTGGACATAAAAAACCGCATCATCCGGAACCTTCACCAGCAGAAACTGCAGTCGAAGATACCTGAAAACATGATCGTGGTATCCACCTGCCTCTCCCCTGCCGACATCATTCTTTTCAGCAGAACGAACGTCAGGGGTTTCGTCACCGAGACGGGGGGAATAACCTCTCACATCTCGCTCATATGCCGTTCGCTGAACATTCCGATCATCGTCGGGCTGAGTAATTTCACGCAGAAAACCGCGACCGGCGACACCCTGATCATCGACGGCGGCAAGGGGACGGCTATCGTCAACCCCTCGATGAAAACCGTTTTCACTTTCGAACGCAAGATAGCGGAAGAGTCGCGTCTGGAAGAAGCTGCCTGCCGGCTGGCCAACGCGCCCGCTGTTACCGGATGCGGAACCCGGCTGCACTTTCTGTCGAATATCGACTTCAAGGAGGAAATTCGGTCAGTGAGATCCGTGGGCGCTGAAGGCGTCGGGCTTTTCAGAAGCGAAAACCTCTTTATCGACAACACCAAGCCGCCGGGTGAAGATGAACAAACGGCATACTACCGGGAAATGGCGGAAACGCTCAGTCCTGAACCGCTGGTCATAAGGCTTTTCGATATCGGCGGCGACAAGTTGATCTACTCGTCAATAAAGGAACCCAACCCCAACCTCGGCTGGCGCGGCATCAGGATACTGATCGACGTCCCTGAAATTCTCGACAACCAGCTCTCGGCGATTCTCAGGGCCAATTGCGCCGGGAATATCCAGGTCCTGCTCCCCATGATCTCCTCCCTGGACGAGATCCAGGCCATCAGCGAATCGATGAAAAGGATTCTCACCGCTCTCGGCGATGCCGGCATCGCATGCAAAAAGCCGGAGTTCGGTGCGATGATAGAAATCCCGGCGGCGGTCGAAATCATCGACGAGATAACCAGGGAGGTGGATTTCATCAGCATAGGGACGAACGACCTGACGCAGTATACCCTCGCGGTGGATCGCAACAACGAAATCGTACAGGACCTTTTCGACAAATTCCATCCGGCGATTGTCCGCCAACTGCACAAAATCATCAGCACGGCAAGCGCGAACGGATGCCGCGCGTCGCTCTGCGGCGACATGGGCTCCGATCCATTCGCCCTTCCTTTTCTCGTCGGTTGCGGACTGAGGGAGTTCAGTATCGTCAGCGCGGACATTCCCCAGTTGAAAACACTGAGCCGTTTTTTCACTGTGGCCGAAGCCGAGAAACTTGCGCAAAAATGCCTGAAATATCCGAAAGCATCCGAAATCAAGACTTGCCTGCGAAAATTCCACGACGACCATGTTCCCGCGAACCTCTTCGAGGGAATATCGGGATCGGCTGAAGCCTGA
- the dnaB gene encoding replicative DNA helicase encodes MKNSSAGASQPPVNIGADIDFSRESRVPPYSTEIEQEVLSCILLEGDAIEPVIQTFGESGGKVFYEQRHQLVYKAMIELYQKRQAIDLITISEELSRMNELANIGGRQYLAELTGKVVSSANIEYYARLAKEKYLYRRLISISSHISSAAYGSAMDVFDLVELASQQFFTISQAGIKKKASNIKELLKNATRMLESLSASQSSVTGVSSGFSELDEYTAGFQPSDLIIIAARPSAGKTAFSLALARNAAVDFDTPVLFFSLEMAEIQLAVRLMCAEAYVESQLVRTGRISPEMMGKIINSMDALADAKLFIDDTPGISIMELAAKTRRMKQEQDIGMVVVDYLQLVTPVRDGKSNREQEIAQISRSLKALAKELNIPIISLAQLNRSVEQRSGDRRPQLSDLRESGSIEQDADMVMFLSRPEMYGKQTFDDGSSTKDIIEIVIGKQRNGPIGDVRLRFLKNYGRFLSTANVYGSDNYGLPDAGGQQEPKELPDASSRQPHSEPPGPPGAGAPPLPDAFIAPDDAPF; translated from the coding sequence ATGAAAAACTCTTCCGCCGGCGCGTCCCAACCCCCGGTGAATATCGGCGCCGATATAGACTTTTCGAGGGAAAGCCGGGTTCCGCCCTACTCTACCGAAATCGAGCAGGAGGTGCTGTCCTGCATCCTGCTCGAGGGTGACGCGATAGAACCGGTCATCCAGACGTTCGGTGAAAGCGGCGGAAAAGTCTTTTACGAACAGCGCCATCAGCTTGTCTACAAGGCCATGATCGAGCTGTACCAGAAACGGCAGGCAATCGATCTCATAACGATCAGCGAGGAACTCTCCCGCATGAACGAACTGGCCAATATCGGCGGGCGGCAATATCTGGCGGAGCTTACCGGCAAGGTGGTCAGTTCAGCGAATATCGAATACTATGCAAGGCTCGCCAAGGAGAAATATCTCTATCGCCGCCTCATTTCGATATCGTCGCATATCTCCAGCGCCGCCTACGGTTCGGCGATGGATGTTTTCGATCTTGTCGAACTTGCATCCCAGCAGTTCTTCACGATCTCGCAGGCAGGAATCAAGAAAAAAGCCTCGAATATCAAGGAACTGCTGAAGAACGCAACCCGGATGCTCGAATCCCTGAGCGCCTCGCAGTCTTCGGTCACCGGCGTTTCTTCCGGTTTTTCGGAACTTGACGAATACACCGCCGGCTTCCAGCCTTCGGATCTCATCATCATCGCCGCGAGACCATCAGCAGGAAAAACAGCATTTTCCCTCGCACTGGCAAGAAACGCCGCTGTCGATTTCGACACGCCGGTGCTCTTCTTCAGCCTTGAAATGGCTGAAATCCAGCTCGCCGTCAGGCTGATGTGCGCTGAAGCCTACGTTGAATCGCAGCTCGTCAGAACGGGAAGAATCTCCCCCGAGATGATGGGAAAGATCATCAACAGCATGGACGCGCTCGCGGATGCGAAGCTCTTCATAGACGACACGCCGGGGATATCGATCATGGAACTCGCGGCGAAAACCCGCAGGATGAAACAGGAGCAAGATATCGGCATGGTCGTCGTCGACTATCTGCAGCTCGTCACTCCCGTCAGGGACGGCAAATCGAACCGCGAGCAGGAAATCGCCCAGATTTCCCGTTCGCTCAAGGCTCTGGCCAAGGAACTCAATATACCCATCATATCCCTGGCACAGCTGAACCGTTCCGTCGAACAACGTTCGGGCGACCGGAGGCCCCAACTGAGCGACCTTCGCGAATCGGGCTCTATCGAACAGGATGCCGACATGGTCATGTTTCTTTCACGGCCGGAAATGTACGGCAAACAAACCTTCGACGACGGCTCTTCGACCAAGGATATCATTGAAATCGTCATCGGCAAGCAAAGAAACGGACCGATCGGCGACGTAAGGCTCCGTTTCCTGAAAAATTACGGCCGCTTTCTTTCGACGGCGAATGTATACGGCAGCGACAACTACGGACTGCCTGATGCCGGCGGCCAGCAGGAGCCGAAGGAACTTCCCGACGCTTCCTCGCGGCAGCCGCATTCCGAACCGCCGGGACCGCCAGGCGCGGGCGCTCCGCCGTTACCGGATGCGTTCATCGCACCCGACGACGCACCCTTCTGA
- a CDS encoding uracil-DNA glycosylase: MTQGSLFEANTTHDRQESASGRYSDLADLMEQSKTCTKCRLSATRKNFVFGEGNPRARLVVIGEAPGADEDTLGRPFVGRSGKLLDKILEAIGFSRNDVFICNIIKCRPPENRNPLKDEIECCMPWLTGQLELIAPKMLLLLGRVAANTILDNKQSMNGMRGKIIRWNGFDTVVTYHPAALLRNPNWKRQCWEDVQMLRQHYDKVCGT; this comes from the coding sequence ATGACGCAGGGATCACTGTTTGAGGCAAACACGACACATGATCGTCAGGAATCAGCCAGCGGCAGGTACAGCGACCTGGCGGACTTGATGGAACAATCGAAAACCTGCACAAAATGCCGCCTCTCGGCGACGCGAAAAAATTTCGTCTTCGGCGAAGGAAATCCCCGCGCCCGCCTGGTGGTCATCGGCGAAGCCCCCGGGGCCGACGAGGATACGCTGGGCAGGCCTTTTGTGGGAAGGTCCGGCAAGCTTCTCGACAAAATCCTCGAAGCGATCGGCTTTTCGAGAAACGACGTATTCATCTGTAACATCATCAAATGCCGTCCTCCTGAAAACCGTAATCCCCTGAAAGATGAAATCGAATGCTGCATGCCATGGCTGACGGGGCAGCTTGAGCTGATAGCGCCGAAAATGCTCCTGCTCCTCGGCAGGGTGGCGGCGAACACGATTCTCGACAACAAGCAGTCTATGAACGGCATGCGAGGCAAAATAATCCGCTGGAACGGCTTCGATACGGTCGTCACCTATCATCCGGCGGCGCTCCTGCGTAACCCGAACTGGAAACGTCAATGCTGGGAAGACGTACAGATGCTCAGACAGCATTACGACAAGGTCTGCGGCACCTGA
- the coaBC gene encoding bifunctional phosphopantothenoylcysteine decarboxylase/phosphopantothenate--cysteine ligase CoaBC — MAEKETPSVLAGKNILLGICGGIAAYKMPMLIRLLKKQGADVRVVVTGAATRFVTELTLSTLSQAPVFKEVFPRTAEAETDWTRHISLGEWADAYVIAPATANTIARLAAGICDDMLTTCFITLRPKKPKILFPAMDGGMYSSASVQKNLAWLSGNGCLVVEPESGDLASGQCGTGRMPEPDVIAATIEQAIEKEAGNSLLRGKSIVVTAGPTREKIDGVRFISNYSSGKMGFAIAGAAASRGASVTLISGPVHLETPRGVVTRRNVESAEEMQREAALAGTGCDIFIGAAAVADYRPEKTAEGKIRKTNGNMALTLVRTPDIIEEFARRKQPHQLAIGFSLEPTEELRNAEEKLRRKNLDLIACNTFDGTTTGFDVDTNRLTLINRRAETVRLPLLDKQEAAEHLLDAVEELMAGERGRQAVGGKILQSGTGQNQHEA, encoded by the coding sequence ATGGCAGAAAAAGAAACCCCGTCCGTACTGGCGGGAAAAAACATATTGCTTGGCATCTGCGGCGGCATCGCCGCCTATAAAATGCCGATGCTGATAAGACTCCTGAAAAAACAGGGCGCCGATGTCCGTGTCGTGGTTACCGGGGCAGCCACCCGCTTCGTAACCGAGCTCACCCTTTCAACCCTGTCCCAGGCTCCCGTGTTCAAGGAGGTCTTTCCCCGTACGGCAGAAGCGGAAACCGACTGGACCCGCCATATCTCACTCGGAGAGTGGGCTGACGCCTATGTCATCGCTCCGGCAACGGCGAACACCATTGCACGTCTGGCCGCGGGAATCTGCGATGACATGCTCACCACCTGCTTCATCACATTGCGCCCGAAAAAGCCCAAAATACTTTTCCCGGCAATGGACGGGGGCATGTATTCCTCTGCGTCGGTGCAGAAAAACCTTGCATGGCTTTCCGGAAACGGCTGTCTGGTCGTGGAACCGGAAAGCGGCGACCTCGCTTCAGGCCAGTGCGGAACCGGAAGAATGCCTGAACCTGACGTGATCGCCGCCACAATAGAACAGGCCATCGAAAAAGAGGCCGGAAACAGCTTGCTCAGAGGAAAATCGATTGTCGTCACCGCGGGTCCGACCAGGGAAAAAATTGACGGTGTCCGCTTTATCTCGAATTATTCGTCAGGAAAAATGGGCTTCGCCATCGCCGGCGCCGCGGCATCGAGAGGCGCGTCGGTAACGCTCATCTCAGGTCCGGTCCACCTCGAAACCCCACGGGGGGTTGTTACCCGCAGGAATGTTGAAAGCGCCGAGGAAATGCAGCGCGAGGCCGCCCTTGCCGGCACCGGATGCGACATCTTCATCGGCGCGGCCGCGGTCGCCGACTATCGTCCAGAAAAAACTGCTGAAGGCAAAATCAGGAAAACGAACGGAAACATGGCGCTTACCCTCGTACGCACGCCGGACATCATCGAGGAATTCGCACGCCGGAAACAACCGCACCAGTTGGCTATCGGGTTCTCTCTCGAACCGACCGAGGAACTGCGCAACGCAGAAGAAAAACTGAGGCGCAAAAATCTCGACCTGATCGCCTGCAACACCTTCGACGGCACGACGACGGGTTTCGATGTCGATACGAACAGACTGACGCTCATTAACCGGCGAGCTGAAACCGTCCGGCTCCCGCTGCTCGACAAGCAGGAAGCCGCGGAGCATCTGCTCGACGCGGTTGAGGAACTCATGGCCGGAGAGCGAGGCCGACAGGCTGTCGGCGGCAAGATTTTGCAATCGGGAACAGGACAAAACCAGCATGAAGCATGA